A stretch of Plutella xylostella chromosome 10, ilPluXylo3.1, whole genome shotgun sequence DNA encodes these proteins:
- the LOC105387246 gene encoding fungal protease inhibitor-1 → MKLIILLAFVSLAAVVAGDLVCGSDFCKKNPCVSSTQASSCAVPSVYRANHAGKCACCPACVTYLNEGSGCKTYSKELGETPSAVCKEPLKCLKGVCTKVAPRN, encoded by the exons ATGAAACTCATCATCCTGTTAGCCTTTGTCTCCCTCGCGGCGGTGGTGGCCGGGGACCTGGTCTGCGGGAGCGACTTCTGCAAGAAGAACCCCTGTGTGTCCTCGACCCAGGCATCCAGCTGCGCCGTGCCGTCGGTGTACCGCGCCAACCACGCCGGCAAGTGCGCCTGCTGCCCCGCTTGCGTCACCTACTTGA ATGAGGGGTCCGGCTGCAAGACGTACAGCAAGGAGCTCGGGGAGACCCCCTCCGCCGTCTGCAAGGAGCCGCTCAAGTGCCTCAAGGGAGTCTGCACCAAGGTCGCCCCCAGGAACTAA